The region AGGCAAGAAAGAATGATTCGAATCGGTAATTTTCCAGATACTGTCAATGAATACGCGGCAAGGACCGTTGCGGGCCTTGTTGTCATTTTAAGTTTGGCCGCAATAATTACGCAATCGCTTTGGTTGGCTGCGGCACTTTTCTATGGATTTTCAGCCAGAGTATTGTATGGGCCAAAGTTTTCACCATTTGCGAAACTTGCGATCCATGGGATCGTTCCGTTACTCGGTCTTGGGTCCAAAATTGTGGCAGGTCCTCCCAAAAGATTTGCACAATTCGTAGGAGTTATCTTCAGCGGAACAGCATTCATTCTATTATATTTAGGACAGATATTCGCTTTCCAAGTTGTGCTTGGGGTTCTCGTATTTTTTGCAAGTTTAGAATCCATTTTGGGATTCTGCGCCGGTTGTTTTGTTTTCGGATTTCTGATAAAATGGGGATGGATACCGGAAGAAGTCTGCGAGAAGTGCAATAATTTACAATTCGTAGTTAAAGAATAATTAAAACGATGGAGGCCCTTTGTGGCGCAGGAAACAACTTATTATAAACCGGAAGACCTGAAAAAGTTCGGCAATATAGGAGAATTTGAGCCAGATCTGGCAAAGAAATTTTTCGATTATTACGGGGCGGTTTTTGCGGACGGAGCATTATCTGCTAAAGAAAAATCTTTGATCGCTCTTGCAGTAGCACATGTAGTACAATGCCCATATTGTATAGATGCTTATACTACCGACACGGTCGAAAAAGGTGTAACCGAAGAACAGATCTGGGAAGCGATCCATGTAGGCGCTGCTATCCGTGGGGGCGCAAGTCTGGTTCATAGTGTCCAAGCATTAAACAAAGTTAAAGAACTCGGTATATAAGGAGTTTCTAAAGTATGAGATCCCTATTAGCAAGAGGGAGCGAACTCGCTTCTTCCAAAGAACAATTAAAAATTCTTACGGAAGTCTCCGGAAAATTAAATTTGCCTAGTTTTTCGGAAAAATTAAAAGAGGCGGGACTTTATCCTTTGCGCCCAACAGGGGTGGACATACTACAAGTGAACGTTGGAAAACTTTGCAACCAGACCTGCAGACATTGTCATGTGGATGCCGGTCCGGATCGCAGAGAGATCATGAGTAAGGAAACCATGCAGGAATGTTTGGTAGCCTTGGCAACACCTGGCGTTACCACCTTAGATATCACAGGTGGCGCTCCTGAGATGAATCCTAATTTCAGATGGTTCGTAGAAGAAGCTTCCAAACTAGGAAAGAAGATCATGATCCGTTGTAATCTTACCATTCTTCTGGCTGGGGAAAAATACAAAGATCTTCCTGAATTTTTTGCAAAACATAAGGTAGAAGTTGTCTCCAGTCTTCCATATTTCCAAAAAAGAAGGACCGATGCTCAAAGGGGAGAGGGTGTATTCGATCGTTCCATAGAAGCATTAAGAAAATTGAATGCACTAGGCTACGGTATCCCTGGCTCAGGACTTATATTAAATTTAGTTTATAATCCTGTGGGAGCCTTCCTTGCAGGTGGACAATCCACATTGGAAAACGATTTCAAAAAGGAAT is a window of Leptospira hartskeerlii DNA encoding:
- a CDS encoding arsenosugar biosynthesis-associated peroxidase-like protein; protein product: MAQETTYYKPEDLKKFGNIGEFEPDLAKKFFDYYGAVFADGALSAKEKSLIALAVAHVVQCPYCIDAYTTDTVEKGVTEEQIWEAIHVGAAIRGGASLVHSVQALNKVKELGI
- the arsS gene encoding arsenosugar biosynthesis radical SAM (seleno)protein ArsS (Some members of this family are selenoproteins.); the protein is MRSLLARGSELASSKEQLKILTEVSGKLNLPSFSEKLKEAGLYPLRPTGVDILQVNVGKLCNQTCRHCHVDAGPDRREIMSKETMQECLVALATPGVTTLDITGGAPEMNPNFRWFVEEASKLGKKIMIRCNLTILLAGEKYKDLPEFFAKHKVEVVSSLPYFQKRRTDAQRGEGVFDRSIEALRKLNALGYGIPGSGLILNLVYNPVGAFLAGGQSTLENDFKKELKQVYGVEFNSLFALTNMPISRFLESLLENDNIDAYLEKLVTAFNPAAATAVMCRNTLSVGWDGSLYDCDFNQMLDMKIEGRISRISEFNKSVLDSREILLHQHCYGCTAGAGSSCGGSIA
- a CDS encoding DUF4395 domain-containing protein, giving the protein MIRIGNFPDTVNEYAARTVAGLVVILSLAAIITQSLWLAAALFYGFSARVLYGPKFSPFAKLAIHGIVPLLGLGSKIVAGPPKRFAQFVGVIFSGTAFILLYLGQIFAFQVVLGVLVFFASLESILGFCAGCFVFGFLIKWGWIPEEVCEKCNNLQFVVKE